One Platichthys flesus chromosome 14, fPlaFle2.1, whole genome shotgun sequence genomic region harbors:
- the LOC133968640 gene encoding disco-interacting protein 2 homolog C isoform X1, which yields MCVSGVFEEQPGLREEATEPDNRRFKSVPTGGMADREPVPFPAEMRAKLAELELELSEGDITQKGYEKKRSKLIGAYFPQAPGMDPSMGQERRAPVTPSSSSRYHRRRSSGSRDERYRSDVHTEAVQAALAKHKERKIAVPMPSKRRSLVVQSSMDAYTPPDTSSGSEGEGQGNGEEGDGGDGEEEDGGGGGGTSSSREGSISMEHWISRAMHGTSSTTTTTSSTASSSSSSTRSGGSGAAGGRLADVLAQHVHMSAHHHHHRHHHHRHHHKTENHSAPPDVTGYTNNSATAADGIQVERGPGGGTAVQRQAPKYGNAELMETGDGVPVSSRVSAKIQQLVNTLKRPKRPPLREFFVDDFEELLEVQQPDPNQPKAEGAPMVVMRGEQLGVVTNWPPSLEAALQRWGTISPKAPCLTTMDTNGKPLYVLTYGKLWSRSVKVAYNLLHKLGTKQEPLVRPGDRVALVFPNNDPAAFMTAFYGCLLAEVVPVPIEVPLTRKDAGSQQIGFLLGSCGVTVALTSDACHKGLPKSPTGEIPQFKGWPKVLWFVGESKHVSKPPRDWFPHIKDANQDTAYIEYKTCKDGSVLGVTVMRIAMLTHCQALTQSCSYTEAETIVNVLDFKKDVGLWHAVLTSVMNMMHVISIPYALMKVNPLSWIQKVCQYKAKVACVKSRDMHWALVAHRDQRDVNLSSLRMLVVADGSNPWSISSCDAFLNVFQTKGLKPEVICPCASSPEALTVAIRRPLEEGSTPPGRGVLSMQGLSHGVIRVDSEEKLSVLTLQDVGSVMPGAMMCVVKLEGVPQLCKTDEIGELCVCTVATGTSYYGLAGMTKNTFEVFPMSSNGAPVSEFPFTRTGLLGFIGPGGLIFAAGKMDGLMVVAGRRHNADDIVATALAVEPMKFVYRGRIAVFSITVLHDERIVVVAEQRPDSTEEDSFQWMSRVLQAIDGIHQVGVYCLALVPSNTLPKTPLGGIHLSETKQLFLEGALHPCNVLMCPHTCVTNLPKPRQKQPEIGPASVMVGNLVSGKRIAQASGRDLGQIEDNDQARKFLFLSEVLQWRAQTTPDHVLYTLLNSRGTIASSLTCVQLHKRAEKIAAMLSERGHLQDGDHVALVYPPGIDLIAAFYGCLYAGCVPITVRPPHLQNISTTLPTVKMIVEVSRSVCMMTTQLISKLLRSKEASAAVDVRTWPPVLDTDDLPKKKPPLLYKPSNPDTLAYMDFSVSTTGMLAGVKMSHTATSAFCRSIKLQCELYPSREVAICLDPYCGLGFVLWCLCSVYSGHQSILIPPSELESNPALWLSAVSQYKVRDTFCSYSVMELCTKGLGLQTDSLKSRGLDLSRVRTCVVVAEERPRIALTQSFSKLFKDLGLHPRAVSTSFGCRVNLAICLQPHRLGKLADQGTSGPDPTTVFVDMRALRHDRVRLVERGSPHSLPLMESGKILPGVRIIIANPETKGPMGESHLGEIWVHSGHNASGYFTVYGDEALQSDHFNSRLSFGDTQTVWARTGYLGFLRRTELTDASGERHDALYVVGALEEAMELRGMRYHPIDIETSVIRTHKSITECAVFTWTNLLVVVVELDGSEQEALDLVPLVTNVVLEEHYLIVGVVVVVDIGVIPINSRGEKQRMHLRDGFLADQLDPIYVAYNM from the exons ACACCTCCTCCGGCTCGGAGGGTGAAGGTCAGGGCAACGGCGAggaaggagacggaggagacggTGAAgaagaggacggaggaggggggggagggacgTCGTCCAGCCGGGAGGGGAGCATCAGCATGGAGCACTGGATCAGCCGGGCCATGCACGGCACCtcgtccaccaccaccaccacctcgtCCAcggcctcgtcctcctcctcctccacacgcaGCGGGGGGAGCGGAGCAGCCGGCGGCCGGTTGGCTGACGTCCTGGCCCAGCATGTCCACATGTccgcccaccaccaccaccaccggcACCATCACCATCGGCACCACCACAAGACCG AGAAccactctgctcctccagacGTCACCGGCTACACCAACAACTCGGCCACCGCCGCTGATGGGATCCAGGTGGAGCGAGGCCCGGGCGGTGGCACCGCGGTCCAGAGACAGGCGCCCAAGTACGGCAACGCCGAGCTGATGGAGACGGGAGACG GCGTCCCAGTCAGCAGCAGAGTCTCGGCCAAGATCCAGCAGCTCGTCAACACTCTGAAGAGGCCGAAGCGCCCGCCGCTCAGGGAGTTCTTTGTCGACGACTTCGAGGAGCTACTGGAAG TCCAGCAGCCGGACCCCAACCAGCCCAAGGCCGAGGGCGCCCCCATGGTGGTCATGAGGGGCGAGCAGCTGGGGGTGGTGACCAACTGGCCCCCGTCCCTGGAGGCGGCCCTGCAGAGGTGGGGCACCATCTCCCCCAAGGCCCCCTGCCTCACCACCATGGACACCAACGGCAAGCCGCTCTACGTGCTGACCTACG gtaaACTGTGGTCCAGAAGTGTGAAGGTGGCCTACAACCTGCTGCACAAGCTGGGAACCAAACAGGAGCCACTGGTCAGGCCTGGCGACCGG gtggcgctggtGTTCCCGAACAACGACCCCGCTGCCTTCATGACGGCGTTCTACGGCTGCCTGCTGGCCGAGGTCGTCCCTGTGCCGATAGAAGTACCACTGACCAGGAAG GACGCCGGCAGTCAGCAGATTGGATTTCTGCTGGGCAGCTGTGGAGTGACGGTGGCTCTGACCAGCGACGCCTGCCACAAAGGGTTACCCAAGAGTCCCACTGGGGAGATCCCACAGTTCAAAG gctggCCTAAGGTGCTGTGGTTCGTCGGTGAGTCCAAACACGTCTCCAAACCACCGCGAGACTGGTTCCCACACATCAAGGACGCAAACCAGGACACTGCCTACAtcgag tACAAGACGTGTAAGGACGGCAGCGTCCTGGGTGTGACGGTGATGAGGATAGCGATGCTCACTCACTGCCAGGCCCTCACACAGTCCTGCTCCTACACAGAAg CTGAGACCATAGTGAATGTATTGGACTTCAAGAAGGACGTGGGACTGTGGCACGCCGTCCTCACG agtgTGATGAACATGATGCACGTCATCAGTATTCCCTACGCCCTGATGAAGGTCAACCCTCTGTCCTGGATCCAGAAGGTCTGCCAGTACAAAG cCAAAGTGGCGTGTGTGAAGTCGCGGGACATGCACTGGGCTCTGGTCGCCCATCGGGACCAGCGAGACGTCAACCTGAGCTCCCTGCGCATGCTGGTGGTGGCTGACGGTTCGAATCCCT ggtcGATCTCCTCCTGTGACGCCTTCCTCAACGTCTTCCAGACGAAGGGCTTGAAGCCGGAGGTCATCTGTCCCTGTGCCAGCTCCCCCGAGGCGCTCACTGTGGCTATAAGGAG GCCGCTGGAGGAGGGCAGCACCCCCCCAGGCCGTGGCGTGTTGTCCATGCAGGGTCTGAGTCACGGTGTGATCCGGGTGGACTCGGAGGAGAAGCTGTCGGTTCTCACGCTGCAGGACGTCGGCTCCGTGATGCCCGGGG CCATGATGTGCGTCGTGAAGCTGGAGGGAGTTCCTCAGCTCTGCAAAACCGACGAGATcggagagttgtgtgtttgtactgtcGCCACAGGAACCTCCTACTACGGCCTGGCTGGCATGACCAAGAACACCTTCGAG GTTTTCCCCATGTCCAGCAACGGGGCCCCGGTCAGTGAGTTTCCCTTCACCAGGACCGGCCTGCTGGGTTTCATCGGCCCTGGAGGTCTGATCTTTGCTGCAGGGAAGATGGACGGACTGATGGTGGTCGCGGGGCGGCGGCACAACGCGGACGACATCGTGGCCACTGCGCTCGCCGTGGAGCCCATGAAGTTCGTCTACCGGGGCCG catAGCAGTGTTCTCCATCACGGTGCTCCATGACGAGCGGATCGTGGTCGTGGCCGAGCAGCGGCCGGACTCCACCGAGGAGGACAGCTTCCAGTGGATGAGCCGAGTTCTGCAG GCGATAGACGGCATCCACCAGGTGGGGGTGTACTGCCTGGCTCTGGTGCCCTCCAACACTCTGCCCAAGACTCCCCTGGGTGGCATCCACCTGTCGGAGACCAAGCAGCTCTTCCTGGAGGGGGCGCTGCACCCGTGCAACGTGCTCATGTGTCCGCACACCTGCGTCACCAACCTGCCCAAACCGCGGCAGAAGCAGCCAG agatCGGCCCTGCGTCTGTGATGGTCGGGAACCTGGTGTCGGGGAAGAGAATCGCTCAGGCCAGCGGCAGAGATCTGGGTCAGATCGAAGACAATGACCAGGcaaggaag ttcctcttcctgtctgagGTGCTGCAGTGGAGAGCCCAGACCACGCCGGACCACGTCCTGTACACGCTGCTCAACTCCAGA gGTACGATAGCCAGCTCTCTGACTTGCGTCCAGCTGCACAAGCGAGCAGAGAAGATCGCGGCCATGCTGTCTGAACGGGGCCACCTGCAGGACGGAGACCACGTTGCACTGGTCTACCCCCCAG gCATCGACCTCATCGCGGCGTTCTACGGCTGCCTGTACGCCGGCTGCGTGCCGATCACGGTGCGACCGCCTCACCTGCAGAACATCTCCACCACGCTGCCCACCGTCAAGATGATCGTGGAG GTGAGCCGGTCGGTGTGTATGATGACCACACAGCTCATCTCCAAGCTGCTGCGGTCGAAGGAAGCCTCGGCCGCCGTGGACGTCCGGACGTGGCCGCCGGTCCTGGACACAG ACGATTTGCCAAAGAAGAAACCTCCTCTGCTGTATAAACCCTCCAACCCCGACACCCTGGCCTACATGGACTTCAGCGTCTCCACCACTGGCATGCTCGCTGGAGTCaag atgTCTCACACAGCCACCAGTGCCTTCTGCCGCTCCATCAAGCTGCAGTGTGAACTTTACCCGTCCAGAGAGGTCGCCATCTGTCTGGACCCCTACTGCGGCCTGGGCTTCGTCCTCTGGTGCCTTTGCAG tgtgtACTCAGGTCACCAGTCCATCCTCATCCCCCCCTCCGAGCTGGAGTCGAACCCGGCTCTGTGGCTGTCCGCTGTCAGTCAGTACAAAGTCCGAGACACCTTCTGCTCCTACAGCGTCATGGAGCTGTGCACCAAAGGCCTGGGCCTGCAGACCGACTCACTGAAG TCTCGAGGCTTGGACTTGTCTCGCGTGAGGACCTGTGTGGTCGTAGCGGAGGAGCGTCCCAGGATCGCCCTGACGCAGTCCTTCTCCAAGCTCTTCAAGGACCTGGGCCTCCACCCTCGAGCCGTCAGCACCTCCTTCGGCTGCAGGGTCAACCTGGCCATCTGCCTGCAG CCTCACAGGCTGGGAAAGCTTGCAGACCAG GGCACGTCGGGACCCGACCCCACCACCGTGTTCGTGGACATGAGAGCGCTGCGGCACGACAG GGTCAGATTAGTAGAGCGGGGGTCACCACACAGCCTGCCGCTGATGGAGTCTGGGAAG ATACTACCGGGGGTTCGAATCATCATCGCCAACCCGGAGACCAAGGGACCAATGGGGGAGTCGCATCTAGGAGAG ATCTGGGTTCACAGCGGCCACAACGCCAGCGGCTACTTCACCGTGTACGGAGACGAGGCGCTGCAGTCGGACCACTTCAACTCCAGGCTCAGCTTCGGGGACACACAAACCGTCTGGGCTCGAACCGGCTACCTGGGCTTCCTCCGCCGGACCGAGCTCACCGACGCCAGCGGAG agcgTCATGATGCCCTGTACGTGGTCGGTGCTTTAGAAGAAGCCATGGAGCTGAGAGGGATGCGGTACCACCCCATCGACATCGAGACCTCGGTCATCAGGACGCACAAGAGCATCACAGAATG CGCCGTCTTCACGTGGACCAacctgctggtggtggtggtggagctggACGGCTCGGAGCAGGAGGCGCTGGACCTGGTCCCCCTGGTCACCAACGTGGTGCTGGAGGAGCACTACCTGATCgtgggtgtggtggtggtggtggacatCGGCGTCATCCCCATCAACTCCCGCGGCGAGAAGCAGCGCATGCACCTGCGCGACGGCTTCCTGGCCGACCAGCTGGACCCCATCTATGTGGCCTACAACATGTAG
- the LOC133968640 gene encoding disco-interacting protein 2 homolog C isoform X3: MCVSGVFEEQPGLREEATEPDNRRFKSVPTGGMADREPVPFPAEMRAKLAELELELSEGDITQKGYEKKRSKLIGAYFPQAPGMDPSMGQERRAPVTPSSSSRYHRRRSSGSRDERYRSDVHTEAVQAALAKHKERKIAVPMPSKRRSLVVQSSMDAYTPPDTSSGSEGEGQGNGEEGDGGDGEEEDGGGGGGTSSSREGSISMEHWISRAMHGTSSTTTTTSSTASSSSSSTRSGGSGAAGGRLADVLAQHVHMSAHHHHHRHHHHRHHHKTENHSAPPDVTGYTNNSATAADGIQVERGPGGGTAVQRQAPKYGNAELMETGDGVPVSSRVSAKIQQLVNTLKRPKRPPLREFFVDDFEELLEVQQPDPNQPKAEGAPMVVMRGEQLGVVTNWPPSLEAALQRWGTISPKAPCLTTMDTNGKPLYVLTYGKLWSRSVKVAYNLLHKLGTKQEPLVRPGDRVALVFPNNDPAAFMTAFYGCLLAEVVPVPIEVPLTRKDAGSQQIGFLLGSCGVTVALTSDACHKGLPKSPTGEIPQFKGWPKVLWFVGESKHVSKPPRDWFPHIKDANQDTAYIEYKTCKDGSVLGVTVMRIAMLTHCQALTQSCSYTEAETIVNVLDFKKDVGLWHAVLTSVMNMMHVISIPYALMKVNPLSWIQKVCQYKAKVACVKSRDMHWALVAHRDQRDVNLSSLRMLVVADGSNPWSISSCDAFLNVFQTKGLKPEVICPCASSPEALTVAIRRPLEEGSTPPGRGVLSMQGLSHGVIRVDSEEKLSVLTLQDVGSVMPGAMMCVVKLEGVPQLCKTDEIGELCVCTVATGTSYYGLAGMTKNTFEVFPMSSNGAPVSEFPFTRTGLLGFIGPGGLIFAAGKMDGLMVVAGRRHNADDIVATALAVEPMKFVYRGRIAVFSITVLHDERIVVVAEQRPDSTEEDSFQWMSRVLQAIDGIHQVGVYCLALVPSNTLPKTPLGGIHLSETKQLFLEGALHPCNVLMCPHTCVTNLPKPRQKQPEIGPASVMVGNLVSGKRIAQASGRDLGQIEDNDQARKFLFLSEVLQWRAQTTPDHVLYTLLNSRGTIASSLTCVQLHKRAEKIAAMLSERGHLQDGDHVALVYPPGIDLIAAFYGCLYAGCVPITVRPPHLQNISTTLPTVKMIVEVSRSVCMMTTQLISKLLRSKEASAAVDVRTWPPVLDTDDLPKKKPPLLYKPSNPDTLAYMDFSVSTTGMLAGVKMSHTATSAFCRSIKLQCELYPSREVAICLDPYCGLGFVLWCLCSVYSGHQSILIPPSELESNPALWLSAVSQYKVRDTFCSYSVMELCTKGLGLQTDSLKSRGLDLSRVRTCVVVAEERPRIALTQSFSKLFKDLGLHPRAVSTSFGCRVNLAICLQGTSGPDPTTVFVDMRALRHDRVRLVERGSPHSLPLMESGKILPGVRIIIANPETKGPMGESHLGEIWVHSGHNASGYFTVYGDEALQSDHFNSRLSFGDTQTVWARTGYLGFLRRTELTDASGERHDALYVVGALEEAMELRGMRYHPIDIETSVIRTHKSITECAVFTWTNLLVVVVELDGSEQEALDLVPLVTNVVLEEHYLIVGVVVVVDIGVIPINSRGEKQRMHLRDGFLADQLDPIYVAYNM, encoded by the exons ACACCTCCTCCGGCTCGGAGGGTGAAGGTCAGGGCAACGGCGAggaaggagacggaggagacggTGAAgaagaggacggaggaggggggggagggacgTCGTCCAGCCGGGAGGGGAGCATCAGCATGGAGCACTGGATCAGCCGGGCCATGCACGGCACCtcgtccaccaccaccaccacctcgtCCAcggcctcgtcctcctcctcctccacacgcaGCGGGGGGAGCGGAGCAGCCGGCGGCCGGTTGGCTGACGTCCTGGCCCAGCATGTCCACATGTccgcccaccaccaccaccaccggcACCATCACCATCGGCACCACCACAAGACCG AGAAccactctgctcctccagacGTCACCGGCTACACCAACAACTCGGCCACCGCCGCTGATGGGATCCAGGTGGAGCGAGGCCCGGGCGGTGGCACCGCGGTCCAGAGACAGGCGCCCAAGTACGGCAACGCCGAGCTGATGGAGACGGGAGACG GCGTCCCAGTCAGCAGCAGAGTCTCGGCCAAGATCCAGCAGCTCGTCAACACTCTGAAGAGGCCGAAGCGCCCGCCGCTCAGGGAGTTCTTTGTCGACGACTTCGAGGAGCTACTGGAAG TCCAGCAGCCGGACCCCAACCAGCCCAAGGCCGAGGGCGCCCCCATGGTGGTCATGAGGGGCGAGCAGCTGGGGGTGGTGACCAACTGGCCCCCGTCCCTGGAGGCGGCCCTGCAGAGGTGGGGCACCATCTCCCCCAAGGCCCCCTGCCTCACCACCATGGACACCAACGGCAAGCCGCTCTACGTGCTGACCTACG gtaaACTGTGGTCCAGAAGTGTGAAGGTGGCCTACAACCTGCTGCACAAGCTGGGAACCAAACAGGAGCCACTGGTCAGGCCTGGCGACCGG gtggcgctggtGTTCCCGAACAACGACCCCGCTGCCTTCATGACGGCGTTCTACGGCTGCCTGCTGGCCGAGGTCGTCCCTGTGCCGATAGAAGTACCACTGACCAGGAAG GACGCCGGCAGTCAGCAGATTGGATTTCTGCTGGGCAGCTGTGGAGTGACGGTGGCTCTGACCAGCGACGCCTGCCACAAAGGGTTACCCAAGAGTCCCACTGGGGAGATCCCACAGTTCAAAG gctggCCTAAGGTGCTGTGGTTCGTCGGTGAGTCCAAACACGTCTCCAAACCACCGCGAGACTGGTTCCCACACATCAAGGACGCAAACCAGGACACTGCCTACAtcgag tACAAGACGTGTAAGGACGGCAGCGTCCTGGGTGTGACGGTGATGAGGATAGCGATGCTCACTCACTGCCAGGCCCTCACACAGTCCTGCTCCTACACAGAAg CTGAGACCATAGTGAATGTATTGGACTTCAAGAAGGACGTGGGACTGTGGCACGCCGTCCTCACG agtgTGATGAACATGATGCACGTCATCAGTATTCCCTACGCCCTGATGAAGGTCAACCCTCTGTCCTGGATCCAGAAGGTCTGCCAGTACAAAG cCAAAGTGGCGTGTGTGAAGTCGCGGGACATGCACTGGGCTCTGGTCGCCCATCGGGACCAGCGAGACGTCAACCTGAGCTCCCTGCGCATGCTGGTGGTGGCTGACGGTTCGAATCCCT ggtcGATCTCCTCCTGTGACGCCTTCCTCAACGTCTTCCAGACGAAGGGCTTGAAGCCGGAGGTCATCTGTCCCTGTGCCAGCTCCCCCGAGGCGCTCACTGTGGCTATAAGGAG GCCGCTGGAGGAGGGCAGCACCCCCCCAGGCCGTGGCGTGTTGTCCATGCAGGGTCTGAGTCACGGTGTGATCCGGGTGGACTCGGAGGAGAAGCTGTCGGTTCTCACGCTGCAGGACGTCGGCTCCGTGATGCCCGGGG CCATGATGTGCGTCGTGAAGCTGGAGGGAGTTCCTCAGCTCTGCAAAACCGACGAGATcggagagttgtgtgtttgtactgtcGCCACAGGAACCTCCTACTACGGCCTGGCTGGCATGACCAAGAACACCTTCGAG GTTTTCCCCATGTCCAGCAACGGGGCCCCGGTCAGTGAGTTTCCCTTCACCAGGACCGGCCTGCTGGGTTTCATCGGCCCTGGAGGTCTGATCTTTGCTGCAGGGAAGATGGACGGACTGATGGTGGTCGCGGGGCGGCGGCACAACGCGGACGACATCGTGGCCACTGCGCTCGCCGTGGAGCCCATGAAGTTCGTCTACCGGGGCCG catAGCAGTGTTCTCCATCACGGTGCTCCATGACGAGCGGATCGTGGTCGTGGCCGAGCAGCGGCCGGACTCCACCGAGGAGGACAGCTTCCAGTGGATGAGCCGAGTTCTGCAG GCGATAGACGGCATCCACCAGGTGGGGGTGTACTGCCTGGCTCTGGTGCCCTCCAACACTCTGCCCAAGACTCCCCTGGGTGGCATCCACCTGTCGGAGACCAAGCAGCTCTTCCTGGAGGGGGCGCTGCACCCGTGCAACGTGCTCATGTGTCCGCACACCTGCGTCACCAACCTGCCCAAACCGCGGCAGAAGCAGCCAG agatCGGCCCTGCGTCTGTGATGGTCGGGAACCTGGTGTCGGGGAAGAGAATCGCTCAGGCCAGCGGCAGAGATCTGGGTCAGATCGAAGACAATGACCAGGcaaggaag ttcctcttcctgtctgagGTGCTGCAGTGGAGAGCCCAGACCACGCCGGACCACGTCCTGTACACGCTGCTCAACTCCAGA gGTACGATAGCCAGCTCTCTGACTTGCGTCCAGCTGCACAAGCGAGCAGAGAAGATCGCGGCCATGCTGTCTGAACGGGGCCACCTGCAGGACGGAGACCACGTTGCACTGGTCTACCCCCCAG gCATCGACCTCATCGCGGCGTTCTACGGCTGCCTGTACGCCGGCTGCGTGCCGATCACGGTGCGACCGCCTCACCTGCAGAACATCTCCACCACGCTGCCCACCGTCAAGATGATCGTGGAG GTGAGCCGGTCGGTGTGTATGATGACCACACAGCTCATCTCCAAGCTGCTGCGGTCGAAGGAAGCCTCGGCCGCCGTGGACGTCCGGACGTGGCCGCCGGTCCTGGACACAG ACGATTTGCCAAAGAAGAAACCTCCTCTGCTGTATAAACCCTCCAACCCCGACACCCTGGCCTACATGGACTTCAGCGTCTCCACCACTGGCATGCTCGCTGGAGTCaag atgTCTCACACAGCCACCAGTGCCTTCTGCCGCTCCATCAAGCTGCAGTGTGAACTTTACCCGTCCAGAGAGGTCGCCATCTGTCTGGACCCCTACTGCGGCCTGGGCTTCGTCCTCTGGTGCCTTTGCAG tgtgtACTCAGGTCACCAGTCCATCCTCATCCCCCCCTCCGAGCTGGAGTCGAACCCGGCTCTGTGGCTGTCCGCTGTCAGTCAGTACAAAGTCCGAGACACCTTCTGCTCCTACAGCGTCATGGAGCTGTGCACCAAAGGCCTGGGCCTGCAGACCGACTCACTGAAG TCTCGAGGCTTGGACTTGTCTCGCGTGAGGACCTGTGTGGTCGTAGCGGAGGAGCGTCCCAGGATCGCCCTGACGCAGTCCTTCTCCAAGCTCTTCAAGGACCTGGGCCTCCACCCTCGAGCCGTCAGCACCTCCTTCGGCTGCAGGGTCAACCTGGCCATCTGCCTGCAG GGCACGTCGGGACCCGACCCCACCACCGTGTTCGTGGACATGAGAGCGCTGCGGCACGACAG GGTCAGATTAGTAGAGCGGGGGTCACCACACAGCCTGCCGCTGATGGAGTCTGGGAAG ATACTACCGGGGGTTCGAATCATCATCGCCAACCCGGAGACCAAGGGACCAATGGGGGAGTCGCATCTAGGAGAG ATCTGGGTTCACAGCGGCCACAACGCCAGCGGCTACTTCACCGTGTACGGAGACGAGGCGCTGCAGTCGGACCACTTCAACTCCAGGCTCAGCTTCGGGGACACACAAACCGTCTGGGCTCGAACCGGCTACCTGGGCTTCCTCCGCCGGACCGAGCTCACCGACGCCAGCGGAG agcgTCATGATGCCCTGTACGTGGTCGGTGCTTTAGAAGAAGCCATGGAGCTGAGAGGGATGCGGTACCACCCCATCGACATCGAGACCTCGGTCATCAGGACGCACAAGAGCATCACAGAATG CGCCGTCTTCACGTGGACCAacctgctggtggtggtggtggagctggACGGCTCGGAGCAGGAGGCGCTGGACCTGGTCCCCCTGGTCACCAACGTGGTGCTGGAGGAGCACTACCTGATCgtgggtgtggtggtggtggtggacatCGGCGTCATCCCCATCAACTCCCGCGGCGAGAAGCAGCGCATGCACCTGCGCGACGGCTTCCTGGCCGACCAGCTGGACCCCATCTATGTGGCCTACAACATGTAG